A DNA window from Microcystis aeruginosa NIES-843 contains the following coding sequences:
- a CDS encoding aldo/keto reductase: MRYRRFGRTNWQFSLFSLGTMRCLSSESVFTATVDRALELGINHLETARGYGNSEVFLGRYLQRQGVRERVYLTTKLVPTPDRQTMEKAIAESLERLQLNYLDCLAIHGINTREHLNWIKDPQGCMKAVFLAQEAGKIGHIGFSTHAPLEIILETINTDFFAFVNIHYYFFWQRQQPAIALAQAKDMGVFIISPADKGGGLHRPPKKLEELCAPFSPLELNYRFLLSDPRITTLSVGAAIPEELETIINVCEGDQPLDAAEIAVFKRLEAHLTDKLATDLCSQCYQCLPCPENINIPEVLRLRNLAVAYEMTDFGQYRYRMLENAGHWFPGRKANNCTECGDCLPRCPEKLPIPRLLFDTHELLNGPPRRRLWSS, from the coding sequence ATGCGTTATCGACGATTTGGCCGTACTAATTGGCAATTTTCGCTGTTTTCCCTGGGGACAATGCGCTGTTTGTCCTCAGAGTCGGTGTTTACCGCAACAGTTGATCGCGCCCTAGAATTGGGGATTAATCACCTAGAAACGGCCAGAGGTTACGGTAATAGCGAAGTTTTTCTCGGTCGCTACCTGCAGCGTCAAGGGGTGCGGGAGCGGGTTTATCTGACTACGAAATTAGTCCCCACTCCCGATCGCCAAACTATGGAAAAAGCGATCGCCGAATCCCTAGAACGATTACAATTAAATTACCTCGATTGTCTAGCAATTCACGGTATTAACACCCGCGAGCATTTAAACTGGATTAAAGACCCGCAAGGCTGCATGAAAGCCGTTTTTCTGGCCCAAGAAGCTGGAAAAATCGGTCATATTGGCTTTTCTACCCATGCACCCCTAGAAATTATTCTGGAGACGATCAATACAGATTTCTTCGCTTTTGTCAATATCCATTACTATTTTTTTTGGCAAAGACAGCAACCGGCGATCGCTTTAGCCCAAGCAAAGGACATGGGTGTGTTTATTATTTCCCCTGCTGATAAGGGAGGGGGTCTCCACAGACCTCCCAAGAAGCTAGAGGAATTATGCGCTCCTTTTTCACCCCTAGAGCTAAATTATCGCTTTTTATTGAGCGATCCGCGCATTACTACCCTCAGCGTCGGGGCAGCGATACCAGAGGAATTAGAGACAATTATTAACGTATGCGAAGGAGATCAGCCCCTAGATGCGGCAGAAATTGCCGTTTTTAAGCGTTTAGAGGCACATTTAACCGATAAATTGGCTACAGATTTATGTAGCCAATGTTATCAATGTTTACCCTGTCCTGAAAATATTAATATCCCCGAAGTGTTGAGACTGCGGAATCTGGCAGTAGCTTACGAAATGACCGATTTTGGCCAGTATCGCTATCGAATGCTGGAAAATGCCGGTCATTGGTTCCCCGGACGCAAAGCGAATAATTGTACTGAATGCGGTGATTGTTTACCTCGCTGCCCGGAAAAATTGCCGATTCCCCGGCTGTTATTTGATACACACGAACTACTTAACGGCCCGCCGCGACGGAGATTGTGGTCATCTTAG
- a CDS encoding bifunctional nuclease family protein: MIEMKVAGIALDAITRSPIVLLKDGSERRALPIYIGQDQAKAIITVLEQQKPPRPLTHDLIANIFKVWDMDLEKIIIHSLQDNTFYAVLCLQRGEVKKEIDCRPSDAIAIALRTNSPVWVMEEVIASASIPVDRDADEEERQAFRNFVSNLSPSDLIQRRGDFSEQ, encoded by the coding sequence ATGATCGAAATGAAAGTCGCTGGAATTGCCCTAGACGCTATCACTCGCAGTCCCATTGTACTACTCAAGGATGGTTCCGAGCGTCGCGCCCTACCTATCTACATCGGACAAGATCAGGCTAAGGCCATTATCACCGTCCTCGAACAACAAAAACCCCCTCGTCCCCTCACCCACGATTTGATCGCTAATATTTTTAAAGTTTGGGACATGGATTTAGAAAAGATTATCATCCATTCTCTCCAAGATAATACCTTTTATGCTGTTCTCTGTCTCCAGCGCGGCGAAGTCAAAAAAGAAATCGATTGTCGTCCCAGTGATGCGATCGCTATTGCCCTGCGTACCAACAGTCCCGTCTGGGTAATGGAAGAAGTGATCGCTTCCGCTTCTATTCCCGTCGATCGTGACGCGGATGAAGAGGAACGTCAAGCTTTTCGCAATTTCGTCTCCAATCTTAGCCCCTCAGACCTGATCCAACGTCGCGGTGATTTTAGTGAGCAGTGA
- the gpmI gene encoding 2,3-bisphosphoglycerate-independent phosphoglycerate mutase, whose protein sequence is MTHAPISPVVLVILDGWGYRPQRSDNAIAMAKTPIMDSLWEVYPHTLIRTSAKDVGLPEGQMGNSEVGHLNIGAGRVVPQELVRISDAIEDGSIQQNQALLKLCAEIRPKKSKLHLIGLCSEGGVHSHLDHLLGLLDLAKVQGISDVCIHVITDGRDTNVTDGMPAIKRIQEHINKIKLGRMVTLSGRYYAMDRDRRWDRVEKAYNVMTSDQGIDGRSITEVLQAFYDQNITDEFIPPTRIAPGAIEAGDGVIFYNFRPDRARQLCYALTMPDFEDFDRDLISPLSFVTFTQYDPKLPVDVAFAPQNLNNILGQVIAQQGLKQFRCAETEKYPHVTYFFNGGLEKPFEGEVRELIPSPKVATYDQAPAMSAAAVTTSVCGAIEQGIYSLVVVNYANPDMVGHTGILDAAMKAVETVDLCLAKLLSSVNKLGGTVLITADHGNAETMVDESGNPWTAHTTNPVPLILIEGEGRKIPGHGGDVQLRDDGRLADIAPTILEILSIPVPVEMTGRSLIKPAEVEIKASRTPVRISL, encoded by the coding sequence ATGACCCACGCACCTATATCCCCAGTCGTACTGGTTATCCTTGATGGTTGGGGTTATCGCCCGCAAAGGTCGGATAATGCGATTGCAATGGCGAAAACCCCGATTATGGATAGTCTCTGGGAAGTTTATCCCCACACCTTAATCCGCACCTCCGCTAAGGATGTGGGACTACCAGAAGGACAGATGGGCAACTCGGAAGTTGGCCACCTGAATATCGGAGCGGGGCGGGTTGTACCACAAGAATTAGTACGGATTTCCGATGCGATCGAAGATGGTTCGATTCAACAAAATCAGGCTTTATTAAAACTCTGCGCCGAGATTCGCCCCAAAAAAAGCAAATTACACCTGATTGGTTTATGTTCCGAGGGGGGAGTCCATTCCCATCTCGATCACTTACTGGGATTATTAGACTTAGCGAAAGTGCAAGGGATTAGCGATGTCTGCATTCATGTCATCACCGATGGTCGCGATACTAATGTCACCGACGGAATGCCGGCGATTAAACGGATTCAAGAACATATTAATAAAATCAAACTCGGTCGCATGGTGACTCTCAGTGGCCGTTATTATGCCATGGATCGGGATCGCCGTTGGGATCGGGTGGAAAAAGCCTATAACGTGATGACCAGTGATCAAGGTATTGACGGGCGATCGATTACTGAAGTATTACAGGCATTTTATGATCAAAATATTACCGATGAATTTATTCCCCCCACCAGAATTGCACCGGGGGCGATCGAAGCGGGCGATGGGGTGATATTCTATAATTTCCGTCCCGATCGAGCTAGACAGTTATGTTATGCCCTGACTATGCCCGATTTTGAAGATTTCGATCGAGATTTAATTTCTCCGCTTAGTTTTGTTACTTTCACCCAATACGATCCGAAATTACCGGTAGATGTGGCCTTTGCTCCCCAGAATTTAAATAATATTTTAGGACAGGTGATCGCTCAACAGGGATTAAAACAGTTTCGTTGTGCGGAAACCGAAAAATATCCCCACGTCACCTACTTTTTTAATGGGGGATTAGAAAAACCCTTTGAGGGAGAAGTGCGCGAATTAATTCCTAGTCCGAAAGTCGCCACCTATGACCAAGCTCCGGCCATGTCGGCAGCCGCGGTGACAACATCGGTCTGTGGGGCGATCGAACAGGGGATCTATAGTCTCGTGGTAGTCAATTACGCTAACCCCGATATGGTGGGTCATACGGGCATTTTAGACGCGGCCATGAAAGCAGTGGAAACGGTGGATCTATGCTTGGCTAAGTTGTTAAGTAGCGTCAATAAATTGGGGGGAACAGTGTTAATCACCGCAGACCACGGTAACGCGGAAACGATGGTGGATGAGTCGGGTAATCCTTGGACCGCCCACACGACTAATCCCGTTCCTTTAATTTTAATTGAAGGGGAAGGGAGAAAAATACCCGGCCACGGTGGCGATGTGCAGCTGCGGGATGATGGTCGTTTAGCCGATATTGCCCCCACTATCCTGGAAATTCTCTCTATTCCCGTCCCAGTAGAAATGACCGGGCGATCGCTGATTAAACCGGCCGAAGTGGAAATTAAAGCCAGTCGCACTCCCGTCCGCATCTCGCTTTAA
- a CDS encoding peptidase has translation MLRGRFSFLGLAALASLLLFSYSLIADSRSLPELKTHPLPANLAQWQEQNQSGDYFDAVEISPVGALIWSQFPVKIYLQSDRSSWLSLVQQAIAEWGQYLPMELVNRAELADILIKRELPPSGVRFNPETGKLELPRVRSAITQYEIFVKENRLTHRMSIQISPNLADRSALAAARHELGHALGIWGHSPLETDVMYFAQTRDIPPISSRDINTLKKVYQQPTQLGWQMDKLLNSEVQSFRFRETGD, from the coding sequence ATGCTAAGAGGTCGGTTCTCTTTTCTAGGACTCGCAGCCTTGGCGAGTCTTTTGCTGTTTTCCTATTCTTTGATTGCCGACAGTCGATCGCTACCAGAGTTAAAAACCCATCCTTTACCCGCTAATTTAGCCCAATGGCAAGAGCAAAACCAGTCCGGGGATTATTTTGATGCTGTGGAAATCAGTCCCGTGGGAGCGTTGATTTGGTCGCAATTTCCCGTGAAGATTTATCTTCAGAGCGATCGCAGTTCTTGGCTGAGTTTGGTACAACAGGCGATCGCTGAATGGGGGCAGTATTTGCCGATGGAGTTGGTAAATCGGGCAGAATTGGCCGATATCCTCATTAAACGAGAGTTACCGCCGTCGGGAGTCCGTTTTAATCCCGAAACGGGTAAGTTAGAACTGCCCCGGGTGCGTTCTGCCATAACACAATACGAGATTTTTGTCAAGGAAAATCGCCTAACTCATCGGATGAGTATCCAGATTAGTCCTAATTTAGCCGATCGGTCGGCCTTAGCGGCAGCGCGGCACGAATTAGGTCACGCTTTGGGAATTTGGGGTCATAGTCCCCTGGAGACGGATGTGATGTATTTCGCTCAAACTAGAGATATTCCACCGATTTCTAGCCGGGATATTAACACTTTAAAAAAGGTTTATCAGCAGCCAACTCAGTTAGGTTGGCAGATGGATAAGCTGCTCAATAGTGAGGTACAAAGTTTTCGTTTTCGGGAGACAGGAGACTAA
- a CDS encoding BrnA antitoxin family protein, giving the protein MSNPEFSLDMPLKERQEKFMQMSDENIDYSDIPPLDDEFFKNAKLVKPNPQTEQISIRLDSEILEWFRNHAQEKSYHDLINDVLLTYVKHQSQ; this is encoded by the coding sequence ATGAGCAACCCTGAATTTTCCCTTGATATGCCTCTTAAAGAGCGACAAGAGAAATTTATGCAAATGTCCGATGAGAATATTGATTATTCAGATATTCCTCCCCTAGATGATGAATTTTTCAAGAATGCTAAACTGGTCAAACCAAATCCACAAACAGAGCAAATTAGTATCAGGTTGGATTCAGAAATCCTTGAGTGGTTTAGGAATCATGCTCAAGAAAAGAGCTATCACGACCTGATTAATGATGTATTACTAACCTACGTCAAACATCAATCGCAATAG
- the fba gene encoding class II fructose-bisphosphate aldolase (catalyzes the reversible aldol condensation of dihydroxyacetonephosphate and glyceraldehyde 3-phosphate in the Calvin cycle, glycolysis, and/or gluconeogenesis), whose translation MALVPMRLLLDHAAENGYGIPAFNVNNMEQIQAIMQAAAATDSPVILQASRGARKYAGENFLRHLITAAVETYPHIPIVMHQDHGNEPATCYSAIRNGFTSVMMDGSLEADAKTPATYEYNVNVTAEVVKVAHSIGASVEGELGCLGSLETGKGEAEDGHGFEGELDHSMLLTDPDEAVDFVERTQVDALAVAIGTSHGAYKFTRKPTGEILAISRIEEIHNRLPNTHLVMHGSSSVPEDLLELINQFGGAIPETYGVPVEEIQKGIKSGVRKINIDTDCRLAITAAVREALFSNPKEFDPRFFLKPSITYMQKVCADRYQQFGTAGNASKIKQMSLDDYAAKYAKGQLTQVSKKVVAV comes from the coding sequence ATGGCACTCGTCCCCATGCGGTTATTGTTGGATCACGCGGCTGAGAACGGATATGGCATCCCCGCTTTTAACGTAAATAATATGGAGCAGATCCAAGCGATCATGCAAGCGGCGGCAGCCACCGATAGCCCCGTTATCCTGCAAGCTTCTCGCGGTGCGCGCAAATATGCAGGGGAAAACTTCCTGCGTCACCTGATCACCGCCGCGGTGGAAACCTATCCTCATATCCCCATCGTGATGCACCAAGATCACGGTAATGAACCCGCCACCTGCTACTCGGCGATCCGTAACGGTTTCACCAGTGTTATGATGGATGGTTCCTTAGAAGCGGATGCTAAAACTCCCGCCACCTACGAGTACAACGTTAACGTTACTGCTGAAGTAGTAAAAGTTGCTCACTCGATCGGTGCTAGTGTGGAAGGGGAACTCGGTTGTTTAGGTTCCTTAGAAACCGGTAAAGGAGAAGCGGAAGATGGCCACGGTTTTGAAGGGGAATTAGATCACTCGATGCTGTTAACCGATCCCGATGAAGCGGTGGATTTCGTCGAAAGAACCCAAGTAGATGCTTTAGCAGTAGCCATTGGTACTAGCCACGGCGCTTACAAATTTACCCGCAAACCCACCGGCGAAATTCTCGCTATTAGCCGCATTGAAGAAATTCATAACCGCTTACCCAATACTCACTTGGTCATGCACGGTTCTTCCTCGGTCCCCGAAGATCTCCTCGAATTAATCAACCAATTCGGTGGCGCTATCCCTGAAACCTACGGTGTTCCCGTGGAAGAAATCCAAAAAGGCATCAAGAGTGGTGTGCGTAAAATCAATATCGACACCGACTGCCGTTTAGCAATTACCGCCGCAGTTCGTGAAGCACTATTCAGCAACCCGAAAGAGTTTGATCCCCGTTTCTTCCTGAAACCCTCGATCACCTATATGCAGAAAGTTTGTGCCGATCGCTATCAACAATTTGGTACCGCCGGTAACGCCAGCAAAATCAAACAAATGTCCCTCGATGACTACGCAGCCAAATATGCTAAAGGGCAATTAACCCAAGTCAGCAAAAAAGTTGTGGCTGTCTAG
- a CDS encoding phosphate ABC transporter substrate-binding protein: MMGMSQKNETTALIIALLATAGILGGGYFWLQSQCAAGQEFFLCGSSKSPQKSPTSGSASSPLPPPPSPQGVVSFAPPTSIPSGTTIRINGSTSMVQINQALKAALTAKFQGVEVLTNAQGSDRGLEEVARGAIDIAAVSRPLTESERSQGLASSPIVRDAIAIVVGVKNPFAGGLTTAQVKDIFTGKITSWSEVGGSAATIQVINRPPISGTYQSFRQEVLQGGEFGRGTNFKMMDRDATTPILRVLGLNGISYATYSQIADQKTVRALAVDGISASEPNYPWQRTLYYVYKEPASEAVKAFMGFVSSSGGQEAIFRANEDLQK, from the coding sequence ATGATGGGTATGTCTCAAAAAAACGAAACAACTGCTTTAATAATCGCTCTTTTAGCCACTGCGGGCATTTTAGGTGGAGGTTACTTCTGGCTGCAAAGTCAATGTGCTGCGGGTCAAGAATTCTTTCTCTGTGGCAGCAGTAAAAGTCCGCAAAAATCCCCAACATCGGGAAGTGCCTCCTCTCCGCTACCCCCTCCCCCTTCACCCCAGGGAGTGGTCAGTTTTGCCCCACCGACTTCTATCCCCAGTGGCACGACAATTCGCATTAACGGCTCTACCAGTATGGTACAGATTAATCAAGCCTTAAAAGCCGCTTTAACGGCCAAATTTCAGGGGGTAGAGGTCTTGACAAATGCTCAAGGATCTGATAGGGGATTAGAGGAAGTGGCCCGGGGGGCGATCGATATTGCGGCGGTGTCACGACCTTTAACCGAGTCGGAACGCTCTCAGGGATTGGCTTCTAGTCCGATCGTTCGAGATGCGATCGCTATTGTGGTGGGAGTAAAAAACCCCTTTGCAGGGGGGTTAACCACTGCCCAAGTTAAAGATATTTTTACCGGAAAAATCACCTCTTGGTCGGAGGTGGGCGGTTCTGCTGCTACTATTCAAGTGATTAATCGTCCTCCTATTAGTGGCACTTATCAAAGTTTTCGTCAGGAAGTGCTGCAAGGGGGAGAATTTGGTAGGGGAACTAATTTTAAAATGATGGATAGGGATGCCACCACCCCGATTTTGCGAGTTTTGGGACTGAATGGCATTAGTTACGCAACCTATAGCCAAATTGCCGACCAAAAAACCGTCAGGGCGCTCGCTGTGGACGGAATTTCAGCCAGTGAACCTAATTATCCCTGGCAGCGTACCCTTTACTACGTTTACAAAGAACCTGCTAGTGAAGCAGTCAAAGCTTTTATGGGTTTTGTGTCCTCTAGTGGTGGTCAAGAAGCGATTTTTCGGGCCAATGAAGATCTACAAAAGTAG
- the secG gene encoding preprotein translocase subunit SecG, whose protein sequence is MTVVLVVQIIWALAAAFLAILVLLHSPKGDGIGGIGGQSQIFTSAKTAEKTLNQVTWALGTVFITLTIVLSAGWLNR, encoded by the coding sequence ATGACAGTGGTGCTGGTAGTACAGATTATTTGGGCGCTGGCGGCGGCCTTTCTGGCGATTTTGGTGTTATTACACAGTCCCAAAGGGGATGGTATTGGCGGTATTGGCGGCCAATCACAGATTTTTACCAGCGCAAAAACGGCGGAAAAAACCTTAAATCAGGTGACTTGGGCGTTGGGGACGGTATTTATCACCCTAACTATTGTACTGAGCGCCGGCTGGTTAAATCGCTAA
- the rpsD gene encoding 30S ribosomal protein S4, with protein sequence MSRYRGPRLRVVRRLGELPGLTRKNARRAYAPGQHGQARKKRSEYAIRLEEKQKLRFNYGVSEKQLIRYVRKARRATGSTGQVLLQLLEMRLDNTVFRLGMAGTIPGARQLVNHGHVTVNGRVVDIASYQCRPGDVIGVRNQERSQDLVKRNMEYPGLANLPSHLEFDKNTLVGKVNGVVEREWIALSINELLVVEYYSRKV encoded by the coding sequence ATGTCTCGTTATAGAGGACCGCGCTTGCGCGTTGTGCGTCGTTTAGGGGAATTACCAGGCTTAACCCGTAAAAATGCCCGTCGTGCCTATGCACCCGGGCAACATGGCCAGGCCCGCAAAAAACGTTCAGAATATGCCATTCGTCTAGAAGAAAAACAAAAACTGCGTTTTAACTACGGTGTCAGCGAGAAACAATTAATTCGCTATGTCCGCAAAGCTCGCCGGGCTACCGGTTCCACTGGTCAAGTGCTGCTGCAACTCTTAGAAATGCGTCTGGATAATACCGTTTTCCGTCTCGGTATGGCTGGGACAATTCCGGGGGCGCGACAATTAGTCAATCACGGTCACGTCACCGTTAACGGTAGAGTTGTGGATATTGCCAGTTATCAGTGCCGTCCGGGTGATGTGATTGGAGTTAGAAATCAAGAGCGTTCCCAGGATCTAGTCAAAAGAAATATGGAATACCCCGGTTTAGCCAACCTGCCGAGTCATTTGGAATTTGACAAAAACACCCTTGTGGGCAAAGTGAATGGCGTTGTGGAAAGAGAATGGATTGCCCTCTCGATTAATGAACTGTTAGTAGTGGAATACTACTCTCGGAAAGTCTAG
- a CDS encoding NAD(P)H-quinone oxidoreductase subunit 5 codes for MEPLYQYAWLVPVLPLVGATLVGAGLISFNEVTNRLRQANAVLIISTLGASMVLSFALLWSQINGHAPYNQMIDWASAGNFHLKMGYTIDHLSALMSVIVTTVAFLVMIYTDGYMAHDPGYVRFYAYLSIFSSSMLGLVISPNLVQIYVFWELVGMCSYLLVGFWFTRPAAAEACQKAFVTNRVGDFGLLLGMLGLFWATGSFEFDIMGERLEELVSSGAIAGSLAALFAVLVFLGPVAKSAQFPLHVWLPDAMEGPTPISALIHAATMVAAGVFLIARMYPVFEPIPTAMTVIAWTGAFTAFLGASIALTQNDIKKGLAYSTISQLGYMVMAMGIGAYSAGLFHLMTHAYFKAMLFLGSGSVIHGMEDVVGHEPVLAQDMRMMGGLRKYMPITALTFLVGTLAICGIPPFAGFWSKDEILGLAFEANPALWLIGWGTAGLTAFYMFRMYFNTFEGEFRGTNKEIKRRLLANAGAIPAFGPGAMNVKQLDSEAQEEDNHGHHAHEPHESPITMTLPLMILAVPSLLIGLVGKPWQNFFEGFIHVPNEVVEEVHAFDWTEFLIMAGNSVGIALIGITVASLMYLQKKIDPATIAEKFPALYRFSLNKWYIDNLYDRVFVQGCRRLARQIMEVDYRVIDGAVNLTGLATLVSGEGLKYLENGRAQFYALIVFAAVLGLVIVYSLV; via the coding sequence ATGGAACCGCTTTATCAGTACGCGTGGCTAGTTCCCGTCCTGCCTTTGGTAGGCGCTACCCTAGTCGGCGCGGGCTTAATTTCCTTTAATGAAGTCACCAATCGTCTGCGACAGGCAAATGCTGTATTGATCATTTCTACCCTCGGCGCGTCGATGGTGCTTTCTTTTGCGCTGTTGTGGAGTCAAATCAATGGACACGCTCCCTACAACCAAATGATCGATTGGGCATCGGCGGGTAACTTTCACCTGAAAATGGGTTATACGATCGATCACCTCAGCGCTTTAATGTCGGTTATCGTCACCACCGTAGCCTTTTTGGTGATGATTTATACCGATGGTTACATGGCCCACGACCCCGGTTATGTGCGTTTTTACGCCTATCTGAGCATTTTTAGCAGTTCTATGCTCGGTTTGGTCATTAGTCCCAACCTCGTCCAGATCTACGTTTTCTGGGAATTGGTGGGGATGTGTTCCTATCTGCTAGTAGGTTTCTGGTTCACTCGTCCGGCGGCTGCCGAGGCCTGTCAAAAAGCCTTCGTTACCAACCGCGTCGGCGATTTTGGCTTATTACTGGGAATGCTGGGGCTTTTCTGGGCCACTGGTAGCTTCGAGTTTGATATCATGGGTGAACGTCTAGAGGAATTAGTCTCTTCTGGAGCCATTGCCGGCAGTTTAGCGGCATTATTCGCCGTTTTAGTCTTCCTGGGACCCGTGGCCAAATCAGCCCAATTTCCCCTTCATGTCTGGCTACCGGATGCCATGGAAGGTCCGACCCCGATTTCGGCCCTGATTCACGCCGCCACCATGGTGGCCGCCGGAGTTTTCCTGATTGCCCGAATGTATCCCGTTTTTGAGCCAATTCCCACGGCGATGACGGTAATTGCTTGGACGGGGGCTTTTACTGCCTTTCTAGGGGCAAGTATCGCCCTTACCCAGAATGATATCAAAAAGGGTTTAGCCTATTCCACCATCTCCCAATTGGGTTATATGGTTATGGCTATGGGTATCGGCGCTTATAGTGCGGGGTTATTCCACCTGATGACCCACGCTTATTTTAAGGCGATGTTGTTCCTCGGTTCTGGTTCCGTCATCCACGGTATGGAGGATGTGGTCGGTCATGAGCCAGTTTTAGCGCAAGATATGCGGATGATGGGCGGTTTACGCAAGTATATGCCGATTACCGCCCTAACTTTCCTGGTGGGAACTCTGGCCATCTGTGGGATTCCTCCTTTCGCTGGTTTCTGGTCGAAGGATGAAATTCTCGGTTTAGCTTTTGAGGCGAACCCAGCTTTATGGTTAATCGGTTGGGGGACTGCGGGTTTAACGGCTTTTTATATGTTCCGGATGTACTTTAACACCTTTGAAGGGGAGTTTAGAGGCACTAATAAGGAGATTAAACGCCGACTGTTAGCCAATGCGGGTGCGATTCCAGCTTTTGGACCGGGGGCAATGAATGTTAAGCAATTAGACTCGGAAGCGCAGGAAGAAGACAACCACGGCCATCATGCCCATGAACCCCACGAATCGCCAATTACTATGACTTTACCTCTCATGATTTTGGCGGTTCCCTCTTTGTTAATCGGTTTGGTGGGTAAACCTTGGCAGAATTTCTTCGAGGGTTTTATTCATGTTCCTAACGAAGTGGTGGAAGAAGTTCATGCTTTTGATTGGACAGAGTTTCTGATTATGGCGGGTAATTCGGTGGGGATTGCTTTAATCGGGATTACTGTCGCTTCTTTGATGTATCTCCAGAAGAAAATTGACCCCGCAACTATTGCCGAAAAATTCCCCGCTTTGTATCGTTTTTCCCTGAACAAGTGGTACATTGATAATCTCTATGATCGAGTTTTCGTCCAGGGTTGTCGTCGTCTCGCACGGCAAATTATGGAAGTGGATTATCGCGTTATCGATGGGGCAGTGAATTTAACTGGTTTAGCTACTCTTGTCAGTGGTGAAGGTCTCAAATACCTCGAAAATGGTCGCGCCCAATTCTACGCTTTAATTGTCTTTGCCGCAGTTTTGGGTTTAGTAATTGTCTATAGTCTGGTGTAG
- a CDS encoding type II toxin-antitoxin system HicA family toxin, with the protein MNKKQRKTYNAIFADPIRCNIVWDDVLNLIQSLGGNITQGDGSRVRFDLNKISLNIHSPHPQKELKRYQIKALREFLIKAGVN; encoded by the coding sequence ATGAACAAAAAACAGAGGAAAACCTATAATGCTATTTTTGCCGATCCCATCCGTTGTAACATCGTTTGGGATGATGTCCTTAACTTAATTCAGTCATTAGGAGGTAACATTACTCAAGGCGATGGCTCAAGAGTACGATTTGACCTTAACAAAATTTCCCTCAATATTCATTCCCCTCACCCCCAAAAAGAACTAAAAAGATACCAAATTAAAGCTCTTCGTGAATTTTTAATTAAAGCAGGAGTAAATTAA